ccttccatccctttctctaacagcatgcaccggtgtgactgaatatctttgattgtgcgtgtataggatgctatgagtcatctctctctttctgtttcgctgtctgtctgtcgtctctctgtctcagtctctctctctctctatctgtctatctatctatgtgtgcataagtagggtttgtatgtatgtgcatgtggtgttctgtgtttgtgtgtgtgtgtgtgagtgtatgtatgtgtgtgtgtgtgtatgtgcgtgtgtgtgaatgcatgagcatgtgtttcttccgagtgtatgtgtttgtgtgagtctgcgcgtgcgtgtgcgagcgcatgtgtgtgtaattagttgttatgatatgttttccttttctatattttgttataagctttggaggaatatacaggtttttgtctctttacaaagtatgggtcatgcacgacccacacaagctttggaggaatatacaggtttttgtctctttaaaggtatgggtcatggacaacccacatgagcttctgtgtgtagtcaaaagcaactccggtatgggtcgtggacgacccacatgagcttccgtgtgtagtcaaaagcgacagccagcgaaggttaagtaTGCCACTACATGACCAAATTAATACACATGCATACAGCGAATGAATGATACTGTGAATTaatgtgttgtttgctgttgtgtgcagTAAAGAAGACTGGTGATCTTGTGAACATTAAGATGGATGGGGACAAGGCTTCTCGATTCGTTTCTTCCTTGGTGAAGTCTATCCAAGCACTTTGCAATGGCTACATTGATTTCTCCTCCAGCATTGAAGTCATAGGCCATATTCATTTGAACATCGATCGTTCTGTGAAACTTGACTATGTATTAACAGAGGAAGTCAGCAAATCGGTCAGTGAAGGTTCAACATTGTTTGCTAGTCACAGTTATCACTCTCAGCCTCCATCAAAGAGTGACAGTTCCAGCCGTAATCGTCAGAAACAGTCAGCAGGTGTGTCTCAAGGAGATGAAGGAGACTCTACTTTCAGATCATCCTCATCAGAAGTGCATAATACCTCATCAAAATCAGACAGTCATTCACACAGACGTAGCCATTATGGTGAAAACAGTGTGTCCTCTCATACAGGCAGCTTTGTTGATACCAGTGACTCTGTGTTGGTGAAACAAGAACACAGACAAAATATGTGTCAATCTCAAGAATCCTTGGATAGACGACGGAGAAATGCACCCTCACAGCCCCAGTCACACAGGTCTTCATCCCCAGCAGCTAAAAGAAGTCGTCAGAGTGATTGCAATCCTGAACAAGACCAGAATTTTGAAGTGATAGAGATCAAAGAGGAGCCAGAGGATGAACCAGCTGTCTTTTTTGGGAACAGTTCTTCACACATGGCTGCTGGGCAAGGTGATTGGGGCTTGTCTTTATAGATACATTCAGATACTGATATGCGCTATTTGATGATGTTTGTTATATTTTTCTAtttagatagattttttttagaTGATGATTATTGCTGATTATTTTGGTTTTGTATTGACTTGCAGAGACCGATACTGAAACAGTGAATCAGAGATTGTGTAGGATAAAGGGATGTGTGAGCAACATAGGCATAAATGCAGTGAATCAGTGATTATCTATGTAGtattcagggatgtgagactgagggccagacagatacagataaacGCTTTTCtgtttcacaaaaaaagaaaaaagaaaaaggttttcaGTTGGGTGTGCCACAGAAAAGCTCCAGAGGCCATTCCTCAGATCTGTGCAAAtccagagagaaagggaggg
The sequence above is a segment of the Babylonia areolata isolate BAREFJ2019XMU chromosome 19, ASM4173473v1, whole genome shotgun sequence genome. Coding sequences within it:
- the LOC143293889 gene encoding uncharacterized protein LOC143293889 isoform X7; translation: MSQYCTTNATLPTTNHKTAFHSCFQATVTVKKTGDLVNIKMDGDKASRFVSSLVKSIQALCNGYIDFSSSIEVIGHIHLNIDRSVKLDYVLTEEVSKSVSEGSTLFASHSYHSQPPSKSDSSSRNRQKQSAGVSQGDEGDSTFRSSSSEVHNTSSKSDSHSHRRSHYGENSVSSHTGSFVDTSDSVLVKQEHRQNMCQSQESLDRRRRNAPSQPQSHRSSSPAAKRSRQSDCNPEQDQNFEVIEIKEEPEDEPAVFFGNSSSHMAAGQDVQTPDFSNVVMESLDRVGQVEGTNLVASGDGGQMQQQPFPVMMHANSGMSSSSASSSAPGPLLSDPQSLASTSGMGQSYERCVSELGPQVQQLQNSMELDGYASAPFYTQERWHKVRNPRSSYWRNMSEERRALEREKSRLRMQASRARRKERERLLAETGRTFSPCV
- the LOC143293889 gene encoding uncharacterized protein LOC143293889 isoform X8, which translates into the protein MSQYCTTNATLPTTNHKTAFHSCFQATVTVKKTGDLVNIKMDGDKASRFVSSLVKSIQALCNGYIDFSSSIEVIGHIHLNIDRSVKLDYVLTEEVSKSVSEGSTLFASHSYHSQPPSKSDSSSRNRQKQSAGVSQGDEGDSTFRSSSSEVHNTSSKSDSHSHRRSHYGENSVSSHTGSFVDTSDSVLVKQEHRQNMCQSQESLDRRRRNAPSQPQSHRSSSPAAKRSRQSDCNPEQDQNFEVIEIKEEPEDEPAVFFGNSSSHMAAGQDVQTPDFSNVVMESLDRVGQVEGTNLVASGDGGQMQQQPFPVMMHANSGMSSSSASSSAPGPLLSDPQSLASTSGRGPAIHPPLRRQLPGYKLYSPQDTARAVDLVHEGATLVEAYKATNVPYSSICRFLKNCTSHTGPCKGAKHRPGFCDFPTH
- the LOC143293889 gene encoding uncharacterized protein LOC143293889 isoform X9, with product MSQYCTTNATLPTTNHKTAFHSCFQATVTVKKTGDLVNIKMDGDKASRFVSSLVKSIQALCNGYIDFSSSIEVIGHIHLNIDRSVKLDYVLTEEVSKSVSEGSTLFASHSYHSQPPSKSDSSSRNRQKQSAGVSQGDEGDSTFRSSSSEVHNTSSKSDSHSHRRSHYGENSVSSHTGSFVDTSDSVLVKQEHRQNMCQSQESLDRRRRNAPSQPQSHRSSSPAAKRSRQSDCNPEQDQNFEVIEIKEEPEDEPAVFFGNSSSHMAAGQDVQTPDFSNVVMESLDRVGQVEGTNLVASGDGGQMQQQPFPVMMHANSGMSSSSASSSAPGPLLSDPQSLASTSGILGVCERKSDSHWQMQHYSMFSHRNFVDAARHAQLKEQWRLRKQKYRAKLSEERRRQINERERQRYAMKKAERFIDSWF
- the LOC143293889 gene encoding uncharacterized protein LOC143293889 isoform X6, translated to MSQYCTTNATLPTTNHKTAFHSCFQATVTVKKTGDLVNIKMDGDKASRFVSSLVKSIQALCNGYIDFSSSIEVIGHIHLNIDRSVKLDYVLTEEVSKSVSEGSTLFASHSYHSQPPSKSDSSSRNRQKQSAGVSQGDEGDSTFRSSSSEVHNTSSKSDSHSHRRSHYGENSVSSHTGSFVDTSDSVLVKQEHRQNMCQSQESLDRRRRNAPSQPQSHRSSSPAAKRSRQSDCNPEQDQNFEVIEIKEEPEDEPAVFFGNSSSHMAAGQDVQTPDFSNVVMESLDRVGQVEGTNLVASGDGGQMQQQPFPVMMHANSGMSSSSASSSAPGPLLSDPQSLASTSGRRETSAIPVVKSEVVDSEDSFAPERSRSSSMPVPGHTLHYMQRLPPKGTKTNTQKRCFVCKKKGLRKDSRLHCAVCPEKPGLCRGTDCFKVYHQWKGIPVHPDRRVWIVDF
- the LOC143293889 gene encoding uncharacterized protein LOC143293889 isoform X11, whose protein sequence is MSQYCTTNATLPTTNHKTAFHSCFQATVTVKKTGDLVNIKMDGDKASRFVSSLVKSIQALCNGYIDFSSSIEVIGHIHLNIDRSVKLDYVLTEEVSKSVSEGSTLFASHSYHSQPPSKSDSSSRNRQKQSAGVSQGDEGDSTFRSSSSEVHNTSSKSDSHSHRRSHYGENSVSSHTGSFVDTSDSVLVKQEHRQNMCQSQESLDRRRRNAPSQPQSHRSSSPAAKRSRQSDCNPEQDQNFEVIEIKEEPEDEPAVFFGNSSSHMAAGQDVQTPDFSNVVMESLDRVGQVEGTNLVASGDGGQMQQQPFPVMMHANSGMSSSSASSSAPGPLLSDPQSLASTSGMLSEAELRLLRRRQKNAMHARLYRQRAKQSEEKHQMLKEKAKVRQRRYMARIKEKQAYWQSCFHPQDFHPQ
- the LOC143293889 gene encoding uncharacterized protein LOC143293889 isoform X10; the protein is MSQYCTTNATLPTTNHKTAFHSCFQATVTVKKTGDLVNIKMDGDKASRFVSSLVKSIQALCNGYIDFSSSIEVIGHIHLNIDRSVKLDYVLTEEVSKSVSEGSTLFASHSYHSQPPSKSDSSSRNRQKQSAGVSQGDEGDSTFRSSSSEVHNTSSKSDSHSHRRSHYGENSVSSHTGSFVDTSDSVLVKQEHRQNMCQSQESLDRRRRNAPSQPQSHRSSSPAAKRSRQSDCNPEQDQNFEVIEIKEEPEDEPAVFFGNSSSHMAAGQDVQTPDFSNVVMESLDRVGQVEGTNLVASGDGGQMQQQPFPVMMHANSGMSSSSASSSAPGPLLSDPQSLASTSGRPLSGWSARTGRSYKAYTQADIQKAIELVHAGASLIVAETATRVPDATIRRFLKKCTAHSGPCKGAKYRQQESAANPQQ